From a single Granulicella aggregans genomic region:
- a CDS encoding zinc ribbon domain-containing protein, with protein MVCPACGTPAIEGVNFCARCGAAVVANEMPYGAPPPPIAGHYGVPDPPNVWLLRNLQPLGILWCVFAAYRVIAGLFGLIFVRAFAGNGWGRHFGNDWVAPHGFWGALLPVIALMTLVYAGLAAFTGWSLLNRKPWGRTLAIVAGVLALFKFPLGTALGIYTLWVLVPRQAGMEWERIADRG; from the coding sequence ATGGTTTGTCCGGCGTGTGGAACTCCTGCGATTGAGGGCGTGAATTTTTGTGCGAGGTGTGGGGCGGCGGTGGTCGCGAATGAGATGCCGTACGGTGCGCCTCCTCCGCCGATCGCAGGGCACTATGGTGTGCCGGACCCTCCGAATGTGTGGCTGCTGCGGAACCTGCAGCCTCTGGGTATCCTTTGGTGCGTGTTTGCGGCTTATCGTGTGATCGCCGGCCTATTCGGGCTGATCTTTGTCAGAGCGTTCGCGGGGAATGGATGGGGGCGGCACTTTGGCAATGACTGGGTTGCTCCGCATGGGTTCTGGGGCGCGTTGCTGCCAGTGATTGCGCTGATGACGCTCGTTTACGCGGGGCTGGCGGCGTTCACGGGATGGAGCCTGCTGAACCGCAAGCCGTGGGGGCGGACGCTGGCGATCGTCGCGGGGGTGCTGGCGCTGTTCAAGTTTCCACTGGGGACGGCGCTGGGGATCTATACGCTTTGGGTGCTGGTGCCGCGGCAGGCGGGGATGGAGTGGGAGAGGATCGCGGATCGGGGGTAG